Proteins co-encoded in one Bacillus horti genomic window:
- the ribE gene encoding riboflavin synthase, producing the protein MFTGIIEEMGKIKEIRKTAKDYEVVITAHKILTDVQLGDSISVNGICLTVTSFTATSFQVDVMPETIKASNLDRLQVGSSVNLERAMAANGRFGGHFVSGHIDTVGEIVERKHVSNASYFWIKTKPEMLKYIVSKGSITIDGISLTVVETKDDMFSISIIPHTLSETVLGERQAGDQVNVECDMLAKYMDRLLEARLSGTGTKGSQSTSSLTMEHLMENGFV; encoded by the coding sequence ATGTTTACTGGAATTATTGAAGAGATGGGTAAAATTAAGGAAATAAGAAAAACAGCGAAGGACTACGAGGTCGTTATTACAGCTCATAAAATTCTTACAGATGTCCAGCTTGGTGACAGTATCAGTGTAAATGGGATTTGTTTAACGGTAACGTCTTTTACAGCAACCTCCTTTCAGGTCGATGTGATGCCTGAGACGATTAAAGCCTCTAACCTAGATCGTTTACAGGTAGGCAGCTCAGTAAACCTAGAACGAGCAATGGCTGCAAATGGTCGATTTGGTGGACATTTTGTTTCAGGACATATTGATACAGTGGGAGAAATTGTAGAGAGGAAGCATGTCTCTAACGCCAGCTACTTTTGGATTAAAACAAAACCAGAAATGCTAAAGTATATTGTATCCAAAGGCTCTATTACTATAGATGGAATTAGTTTGACGGTTGTAGAGACGAAAGATGATATGTTCTCCATTTCCATCATCCCGCACACATTATCTGAAACGGTATTAGGAGAACGTCAAGCAGGGGATCAAGTAAACGTTGAATGTGATATGCTGGCGAAATATATGGATCGACTGCTAGAGGCTAGGCTATCAGGAACGGGAACGAAAGGAAGTCAATCCACCAGTTCATTAACAATGGAGCATCTAATGGAAAACGGATTTGTATAA
- a CDS encoding spore maturation protein, which translates to MFGLLSVVSLWAIPCLIGLILIYGALKKVPVYETFIDGAKEGFHTAINIIPHLVGMLVAITIFRASGALDYFLSFISPLLQVLRIPSEIVPLALIRPISGTGGLAITTDIIETFGPDSFLGRLASTMQGSTDTTLYILTVYFGAVGIRKIGYALKIGLWADAAAAIAALVICTIVFGGS; encoded by the coding sequence ATGTTCGGTCTATTATCGGTTGTGTCACTATGGGCCATTCCCTGCTTAATCGGCTTGATCCTTATCTATGGCGCATTGAAGAAGGTTCCTGTGTACGAAACGTTTATTGATGGAGCAAAGGAAGGCTTTCATACGGCTATTAACATTATTCCGCATTTAGTGGGCATGCTTGTTGCCATTACGATTTTCCGTGCGTCTGGGGCGCTAGATTACTTTCTTTCATTTATAAGTCCACTCCTTCAGGTTCTGCGTATCCCATCTGAAATCGTTCCCTTAGCTCTAATTAGACCTATTTCAGGCACAGGCGGATTAGCGATAACAACGGATATCATAGAAACGTTTGGACCTGATTCATTTTTGGGAAGGCTTGCTTCCACGATGCAAGGTAGTACGGATACCACGTTGTACATTCTAACCGTTTATTTCGGAGCAGTAGGCATAAGAAAGATAGGCTATGCCTTAAAAATTGGGCTATGGGCAGATGCAGCTGCTGCCATTGCTGCTCTTGTTATATGTACCATTGTATTTGGAGGAAGTTGA
- a CDS encoding pseudouridine synthase, whose protein sequence is MERLQKVLAHAGVASRRKAEEMILEGLVSVNGKIIRELGVTVDPKQDEIKVRNKKISFENSVYYIFYKPTGVITSVSDPQGRRVVMDYFRDIKERIYPIGRLDYDTSGLLLLSNDGDLTHQLMHPSFHVEKTYIATVQGVPTRHKLARLEKGIMLKDGMTAPARAELVTELKGGQQSQLRLTIHEGRNRQVRRMCKAIGHTCVALHRERYGCLTLEGLKQEEFRELTKTELEKLKSMSSHNFHK, encoded by the coding sequence TTGGAAAGGCTACAAAAAGTATTGGCACACGCCGGTGTTGCTTCTAGAAGGAAGGCAGAGGAAATGATCCTAGAGGGATTGGTCAGTGTCAATGGAAAAATTATTAGAGAATTAGGAGTCACAGTTGATCCTAAACAAGATGAGATCAAGGTTAGAAATAAGAAGATTAGCTTTGAGAACAGTGTTTATTATATATTTTATAAGCCTACAGGCGTCATTACTAGTGTTTCTGATCCTCAGGGCCGCAGAGTTGTAATGGATTATTTTAGAGATATTAAAGAACGAATCTATCCAATTGGACGTTTGGATTATGATACGTCTGGGCTCCTTTTGCTTTCAAACGATGGTGACTTAACCCATCAGCTTATGCACCCTTCCTTTCACGTTGAAAAGACGTATATAGCCACCGTGCAAGGAGTGCCGACACGCCATAAATTAGCTAGGCTTGAAAAAGGGATTATGCTTAAGGATGGCATGACAGCACCAGCTAGGGCGGAGCTTGTTACAGAGCTAAAGGGAGGACAGCAGTCTCAATTAAGGCTGACCATTCATGAAGGTAGAAATCGTCAAGTACGCAGAATGTGTAAAGCCATCGGTCACACGTGTGTAGCTTTACATCGAGAACGCTACGGCTGCTTAACGCTAGAGGGATTAAAGCAAGAAGAGTTTAGAGAGTTAACGAAGACAGAGCTAGAAAAGCTTAAGAGTATGTCTTCACATAATTTTCATAAATAA
- the scpB gene encoding SMC-Scp complex subunit ScpB, protein MEQVELKAIIEGLLFVSGEEGIDVKQIADVVEEDKKKVIEIIEEMKQEYAKAHRGIQIIEVAGAYQMTTLQQHASYYEKLAFSPTQATLSQAALETLSIVAYRQPMTKVEIEEIRGVKSDRAITTLIKKALIKEVGRMEGAGRPILYGTTKEFLDYFGLNRLEDLPSLSENPDLEEIEQEADLFFSK, encoded by the coding sequence GTGGAACAAGTTGAACTAAAAGCAATCATTGAAGGTTTACTTTTCGTTTCAGGTGAAGAAGGAATCGATGTAAAGCAAATCGCAGACGTGGTAGAAGAAGATAAGAAAAAAGTGATTGAAATCATTGAGGAAATGAAACAGGAGTATGCAAAGGCTCATCGAGGTATTCAGATTATTGAAGTGGCTGGAGCTTACCAAATGACTACCTTGCAGCAGCACGCTTCCTATTATGAGAAATTAGCATTTTCTCCTACTCAAGCGACTCTATCACAGGCTGCTTTGGAGACATTATCTATTGTAGCCTACCGCCAGCCTATGACAAAGGTTGAAATTGAAGAAATTAGAGGCGTTAAAAGTGATAGAGCTATCACGACCTTGATCAAAAAAGCGTTAATTAAAGAAGTAGGGCGTATGGAAGGAGCAGGTAGACCTATTCTCTATGGAACGACAAAGGAGTTTTTGGACTACTTTGGCCTTAACCGGCTTGAAGATCTTCCTTCTCTTTCGGAGAATCCTGATCTTGAGGAGATTGAGCAGGAGGCTGATTTGTTTTTCTCAAAGTAA
- the ribE gene encoding 6,7-dimethyl-8-ribityllumazine synthase encodes MSQIYEGHLIGTGLKVGIVVGRFNEFITSKLLSGAKDALIRHGVKVEDISIAWVPGAFEIPFVTKKLAASGKVDAVITLGTVIRGSTPHFDYVCNEVAKGVAAINMQHDVPTIFGVLTTDTIEQAVERAGTKAGNKGWEAAVSAIEMANLNQQFNQ; translated from the coding sequence ATGAGTCAAATTTATGAAGGACATTTAATTGGTACAGGATTAAAGGTAGGAATTGTAGTCGGACGTTTTAATGAGTTTATTACGAGCAAGCTTTTGAGTGGAGCTAAGGACGCTCTCATTCGTCATGGAGTGAAAGTAGAAGACATTTCTATCGCTTGGGTTCCAGGAGCTTTTGAAATTCCGTTTGTAACAAAAAAGCTTGCAGCTAGTGGAAAAGTGGATGCTGTTATCACTTTAGGTACAGTTATCCGAGGCTCTACTCCTCACTTTGATTACGTGTGTAATGAGGTGGCTAAGGGTGTTGCAGCGATTAATATGCAGCACGATGTTCCAACGATCTTTGGAGTATTAACGACGGATACGATTGAACAGGCTGTAGAACGTGCAGGAACAAAAGCTGGAAATAAAGGCTGGGAAGCAGCCGTTTCTGCGATTGAAATGGCTAATTTGAATCAACAATTTAATCAATAA
- the ribD gene encoding bifunctional diaminohydroxyphosphoribosylaminopyrimidine deaminase/5-amino-6-(5-phosphoribosylamino)uracil reductase RibD, which yields MLDESYMRLALELAKAQRGQTSPNPMVGSVVVKDQQIVGLGAHLRAGEAHAEVHALQMAGDKAQNATIYVTLEPCSHYGRTPPCADQVLEAGIKKVVVAALDPNPLVAGRGIEKLKKAGLEVEVGLLARESEKMNEAFNHYIVHKKPFVTMKTATTLDGKIATVTGESQWITGEEARQDVHLLRHESDAILVGVQTVIKDNPRLTTRLERAEGRHPLRVVLDSTLRIPRDAQILDTSVAPTWICCSQAASREDISTLSERGVRIIQTEDSERISIGNVLKKLGEEHVSTLLVEGGGEINASFLEGGHVQKVVTYIAPKLIGGHLAPTAFRGEGFSSLKDAISLKDLSMEQLGNDFKVTGYIR from the coding sequence ATGCTTGATGAGTCGTACATGAGATTAGCCCTAGAGCTAGCGAAGGCTCAGCGTGGGCAAACTAGTCCTAATCCGATGGTCGGGTCGGTAGTAGTAAAGGATCAGCAGATTGTGGGCTTAGGTGCTCACTTACGGGCTGGAGAGGCTCATGCGGAGGTTCATGCTTTACAAATGGCTGGAGATAAGGCACAAAACGCTACGATATACGTTACGCTAGAGCCGTGTAGCCATTATGGAAGAACACCACCCTGTGCAGATCAAGTGCTTGAGGCGGGAATAAAAAAGGTGGTTGTGGCTGCCCTTGATCCAAATCCGTTAGTGGCTGGAAGAGGAATTGAAAAGCTAAAGAAGGCGGGTTTAGAAGTAGAGGTAGGCTTATTAGCTAGAGAATCGGAAAAAATGAACGAAGCGTTTAATCATTATATTGTGCATAAGAAGCCCTTTGTGACAATGAAAACAGCCACAACACTAGACGGGAAAATTGCTACAGTGACTGGTGAAAGTCAATGGATTACAGGGGAAGAGGCTCGGCAAGATGTTCATCTTTTACGACATGAAAGTGATGCTATCCTTGTCGGAGTACAAACAGTCATTAAGGATAATCCTCGATTAACGACTCGCTTAGAGAGAGCAGAGGGAAGACATCCTTTACGTGTTGTTCTTGACTCAACCCTGCGTATACCACGTGATGCTCAGATATTAGATACTTCTGTAGCGCCAACTTGGATATGCTGTAGTCAGGCAGCTTCGCGTGAAGACATCAGTACTTTGAGTGAACGAGGGGTACGAATCATTCAAACCGAAGACAGTGAACGAATTTCAATTGGAAATGTATTGAAAAAGCTAGGAGAAGAGCATGTTTCAACTTTACTAGTTGAAGGCGGTGGAGAGATTAATGCTTCCTTTTTAGAAGGCGGACATGTTCAGAAAGTGGTTACTTACATTGCTCCAAAGCTTATAGGTGGACATCTTGCTCCAACAGCTTTTCGAGGCGAAGGCTTCTCCAGTCTTAAAGACGCGATTAGCTTAAAGGATCTGTCAATGGAACAGCTAGGCAATGATTTTAAAGTAACTGGTTATATTCGTTAA
- a CDS encoding D-alanyl-D-alanine carboxypeptidase family protein, producing the protein MKDRKVFKKLCAALLILIVLANMPSLAVEANVGVSAQAAILMDTESGRILFEKNSDQQLRIASITKIMTAIIAIENGDLADKVETSRNAYRVEGSSIYLKLGEKLTLENMLYGLMLRSGNDAAVAIAEHIGGSVEGFVQLMNQKAQELGMSKTVFSNPHGLDTHEEHYSTARDMAVLTAYAIQNEEFAKIVATERRTAPLEGESWDRIWYNKNRMLSKYPYADGVKTGFTKRAHRTLVSSATKDGHRLVTVTLNAGDDWNDHISMFEYGFNNYKLTTLVEQGQKLTEQRLEREDGHFELMNEFAYPLSNDERVVRKISLHPSYEQTESDQYPFPAGYMYLYINEKEIGRVPIQFTSEENRQSWWSSFKTVVLKVLGGI; encoded by the coding sequence ATGAAGGATCGTAAGGTTTTTAAGAAGCTATGTGCAGCTCTGCTTATATTAATAGTATTGGCTAACATGCCAAGTCTTGCTGTAGAAGCTAATGTCGGTGTATCAGCACAAGCTGCAATTTTAATGGACACGGAATCAGGGAGAATTTTATTTGAAAAAAATAGCGATCAGCAGCTTAGAATAGCCAGTATCACCAAAATCATGACAGCCATCATTGCCATTGAGAATGGGGACTTAGCAGATAAGGTGGAAACCTCTCGTAACGCTTACCGAGTAGAGGGCTCCTCTATTTATTTGAAGCTTGGAGAAAAGCTCACTTTAGAAAACATGCTCTACGGTCTAATGCTCCGTTCCGGTAACGATGCAGCTGTGGCCATAGCTGAGCATATTGGAGGATCTGTTGAAGGGTTTGTTCAGCTAATGAATCAGAAGGCGCAGGAGCTAGGTATGAGTAAAACGGTGTTTAGTAACCCTCATGGCTTAGACACACATGAGGAGCATTATTCCACAGCAAGGGATATGGCTGTTCTTACCGCCTATGCTATTCAGAATGAAGAGTTTGCCAAGATTGTAGCAACTGAACGGAGAACAGCACCATTAGAAGGAGAAAGCTGGGATCGAATATGGTATAACAAAAATCGGATGCTATCCAAGTATCCCTATGCGGACGGAGTAAAGACTGGATTTACCAAAAGAGCCCATAGAACGTTAGTCTCTTCCGCAACGAAGGATGGACATAGGCTTGTTACTGTGACTCTTAACGCAGGTGATGATTGGAATGATCATATTTCTATGTTTGAATATGGCTTCAACAATTATAAGCTAACTACGTTGGTTGAACAGGGACAAAAGTTAACCGAGCAGAGATTAGAACGAGAAGACGGTCACTTTGAATTAATGAATGAATTTGCTTATCCATTAAGCAATGATGAGAGGGTGGTAAGAAAGATAAGCCTTCATCCAAGCTATGAGCAAACAGAGTCTGATCAGTACCCTTTCCCAGCAGGTTATATGTATTTATACATAAACGAAAAGGAGATTGGTCGTGTACCTATCCAGTTTACATCTGAAGAGAATCGTCAGTCTTGGTGGAGTAGTTTTAAAACAGTTGTATTAAAAGTTTTAGGAGGAATATAG
- a CDS encoding bifunctional 3,4-dihydroxy-2-butanone-4-phosphate synthase/GTP cyclohydrolase II, translating into MSTTFDSIEEAIYELMQGKPIIVVDDEDRENEGDFVALAEKSTPELINFMVTHGRGLVCAPITEKRADELNLHPMVEQNTDAHGTAFTVSVDYKTTTTGISAHERSATIRALIDPKAQKHEFKRPGHIFPLIAKDGGVLRRAGHTEAAVDLARMSGAYPAGIICEIMNEDGSMARVPELRQIADRFELKLITIKDLIKYRNKKDTLIRQEVAVSLPTAYGTFKAIAYTNVLDDKEHVALVKGDITPDEPVLVRVHSECLTGDIFGSYRCDCGPQLHAALEQIEKAGQGILLYMRQEGRGIGLINKLKAYELQEQGYDTVEANEKLGFAADLRDYGIGAQILKDLGLKKMSLLTNNPRKRAGLEGYELEVVERVPLEIGQHAENRKYLETKKSKLGHLLGME; encoded by the coding sequence ATGAGTACAACTTTTGATTCAATAGAAGAAGCTATTTATGAATTAATGCAAGGAAAGCCAATCATTGTTGTTGATGATGAGGACAGAGAAAATGAAGGAGATTTTGTAGCGTTGGCTGAGAAAAGCACGCCTGAATTGATTAATTTTATGGTGACCCACGGTAGAGGACTGGTCTGTGCTCCTATTACGGAAAAGCGTGCGGATGAGCTTAATTTGCATCCTATGGTGGAGCAGAATACGGATGCACACGGAACTGCTTTTACAGTCTCTGTTGACTATAAAACAACGACAACAGGGATCTCCGCTCATGAAAGATCAGCTACGATTAGAGCGCTAATTGATCCTAAGGCACAAAAGCATGAGTTTAAGAGACCGGGCCATATCTTTCCACTCATTGCGAAGGATGGAGGCGTTTTGCGTCGGGCTGGTCATACAGAAGCAGCCGTTGATTTGGCGCGCATGTCGGGAGCTTATCCCGCAGGAATCATTTGTGAAATTATGAATGAGGACGGTAGCATGGCTCGTGTACCTGAGCTTAGACAAATTGCCGATCGCTTTGAGCTGAAACTGATTACCATTAAGGATTTAATCAAATATCGTAACAAAAAAGATACTTTAATTCGACAAGAAGTAGCCGTTTCCTTGCCTACTGCTTATGGCACATTTAAAGCGATCGCCTATACGAACGTTCTTGATGACAAGGAGCATGTGGCTTTGGTCAAGGGAGATATTACACCTGATGAGCCAGTATTAGTTCGTGTTCACTCGGAGTGCTTGACAGGAGATATTTTCGGCTCCTACCGCTGTGATTGTGGTCCACAGCTACACGCTGCTCTTGAACAGATTGAGAAAGCAGGACAAGGGATTCTGCTTTACATGCGTCAGGAAGGAAGAGGCATAGGGCTGATTAACAAGCTAAAAGCGTATGAGCTACAGGAGCAAGGCTATGATACAGTTGAAGCTAATGAAAAGCTAGGCTTTGCTGCTGATTTGAGAGATTATGGAATTGGAGCACAGATTCTGAAGGATTTAGGTCTAAAGAAGATGTCTCTTTTAACAAATAACCCAAGAAAAAGAGCTGGCTTAGAAGGATATGAGCTTGAAGTTGTCGAAAGAGTACCTTTGGAAATTGGACAACACGCCGAAAATAGAAAGTACCTTGAAACGAAAAAATCAAAGCTAGGTCATTTATTAGGAATGGAATAA
- a CDS encoding serine hydrolase domain-containing protein, which yields MAEKARMYFLEAIQELNIPGAAFALVRNGEIILTETVGVTGGRQKQEVTLETPFIIGSNSKALTAYGAMQLVQAGELKLSDPVQDYLPSFHLLNGEDISQMTVGQLLTHSSGFSARSGFKIADRGAVDLEAIQRNVDLLANEELAFLPGERYEYGAAGYAILGAIIEAITGLSFAEYMEENIFVPLNMTHTAASNEKAHQKGWESGYHSWLGMPVSSNVAYDNGGAPYGYITASISDMAHYVQALQVPGDVLSEEHTQLLFEPLVQTSPASSYGLGWRITPLEYGETKIWHSGSTADFRSEIFMLQDAGWGMVLLSNRNHPFEVEQLSSVSGGIQNILQGEEPAPVKAKLAIERWALVLICIVLLVLMIFYILSLSKKSSNMVRKPRWLVMSILYILLAILLLPSLLLIVGLPWHTLLIMAPDLVYLLIGISILLLINGGLTSTIALQYPRRSIL from the coding sequence TTGGCTGAAAAAGCTCGTATGTATTTTCTGGAGGCCATACAGGAGCTTAATATTCCTGGTGCAGCATTTGCTTTAGTTCGTAACGGAGAGATTATACTCACAGAGACTGTTGGAGTAACTGGTGGAAGGCAAAAGCAGGAGGTTACTTTAGAAACTCCTTTTATTATTGGCTCCAATAGTAAGGCATTAACAGCATATGGTGCTATGCAACTTGTGCAGGCAGGTGAATTAAAGCTTAGTGATCCAGTGCAGGACTATCTTCCCTCATTTCACTTACTGAATGGGGAAGATATTTCTCAAATGACAGTTGGGCAATTGCTTACACATAGCAGTGGGTTCAGTGCTAGGTCAGGCTTTAAAATAGCCGATCGAGGAGCAGTCGACCTTGAGGCTATTCAACGAAATGTGGATTTATTAGCAAATGAAGAGCTAGCTTTTCTACCAGGAGAAAGATACGAATATGGAGCAGCTGGCTATGCTATACTGGGAGCTATTATTGAGGCTATAACGGGGCTATCTTTTGCTGAGTATATGGAGGAAAATATTTTTGTCCCTCTAAACATGACTCATACTGCTGCAAGCAATGAGAAAGCACATCAAAAAGGATGGGAGTCTGGTTATCACTCATGGCTGGGTATGCCAGTTTCAAGCAACGTAGCGTACGATAATGGTGGAGCACCTTATGGGTATATAACGGCAAGTATCTCTGACATGGCTCATTATGTCCAAGCATTACAGGTTCCTGGGGACGTATTATCTGAAGAACATACTCAACTCTTATTTGAACCTCTCGTTCAAACCAGCCCTGCTTCATCCTATGGCTTGGGATGGAGAATAACTCCGTTAGAATACGGTGAAACAAAAATATGGCATTCTGGTTCTACGGCAGACTTTCGCTCGGAAATCTTTATGCTACAGGATGCAGGATGGGGTATGGTTCTCCTATCAAATCGTAATCATCCTTTTGAGGTCGAGCAGCTTAGCTCTGTTTCTGGAGGAATTCAAAACATTCTTCAAGGTGAAGAGCCTGCGCCCGTTAAAGCAAAGCTAGCTATAGAGCGGTGGGCACTGGTTCTGATTTGTATCGTTTTATTGGTACTCATGATTTTCTATATTCTTAGCTTGTCTAAAAAGAGTAGTAACATGGTTAGAAAACCCCGGTGGTTAGTCATGAGTATTTTATATATTTTGTTAGCAATATTATTACTCCCATCATTACTACTTATAGTAGGTCTGCCATGGCATACCTTGCTCATTATGGCTCCGGATCTAGTCTACCTGCTAATTGGGATATCTATTTTGCTTTTAATAAATGGTGGTTTAACCAGTACGATAGCCCTACAGTATCCAAGAAGAAGTATTCTCTAA
- a CDS encoding nucleoside recognition domain-containing protein codes for MINFIWMGLIIIGIVVGAINGNMKEINEATFEGAKIGVTICFGLISVLVFWLGLMKIAEESGLLALFAKLLRPVVRFLFPDVPKDSPALGYILSNISANLFGLGNAATPMGLKAMTELQKINPHPDRASSAMITFLALNTSGLTLIPTTIIAIRLNYESANAVEIVGTTLFATCCGTLVAILLDKWYRRKYRSSF; via the coding sequence ATGATTAATTTCATTTGGATGGGATTAATCATCATTGGCATTGTGGTCGGGGCGATCAACGGAAATATGAAGGAAATTAACGAGGCTACCTTTGAGGGAGCTAAGATAGGTGTAACGATTTGCTTTGGGTTAATTAGTGTCCTTGTTTTTTGGTTAGGACTAATGAAAATTGCCGAGGAATCAGGACTGCTAGCTTTGTTTGCCAAGCTTTTACGCCCGGTTGTACGATTTTTATTTCCTGACGTTCCTAAGGACTCACCTGCCCTAGGCTATATTCTTTCTAATATTAGTGCCAATTTGTTCGGTTTAGGGAATGCAGCGACTCCGATGGGACTTAAGGCGATGACAGAGCTACAGAAAATTAATCCTCACCCGGATCGAGCATCTTCTGCTATGATTACGTTTCTTGCCCTCAATACATCTGGCTTGACGTTGATTCCAACTACGATCATTGCCATACGCTTAAATTATGAATCTGCCAATGCGGTTGAAATTGTTGGAACCACACTTTTTGCCACATGCTGCGGAACACTGGTCGCCATTCTGTTAGATAAATGGTACCGAAGAAAGTACCGATCCTCATTCTAG
- the resA gene encoding thiol-disulfide oxidoreductase ResA: protein MKNKRTLIRFSVLLVIFIAVGGAFYTGLSNSNSSVGINDKAPDFTLESTEGEQLKLSDYKGKPVFINFWATWCGPCKDEMPYMEAAYQNQDDFEILAVNIAQSQLEATSFANRFGLSFPIVLDRNRQVTNLYGVSGLPASFFIDAEGTIVGHHVGALSEAQIEDYIKLMKSSSQ from the coding sequence GTGAAAAACAAACGAACCCTGATTCGTTTTAGTGTGTTGCTAGTGATATTTATAGCGGTTGGTGGAGCGTTTTATACTGGGCTTTCTAATAGTAATAGTTCTGTAGGTATCAATGACAAAGCCCCTGATTTTACGCTCGAATCTACTGAAGGTGAACAGCTTAAGTTGAGCGATTATAAAGGAAAGCCTGTTTTCATTAATTTTTGGGCTACCTGGTGTGGTCCGTGTAAGGATGAAATGCCTTATATGGAAGCAGCTTACCAAAATCAAGATGACTTTGAAATTCTTGCTGTCAATATTGCACAAAGTCAGCTAGAGGCTACTTCTTTTGCGAATAGATTTGGATTGAGCTTTCCGATCGTTTTAGATCGCAATCGACAGGTGACAAACTTATATGGAGTAAGCGGTTTACCAGCATCCTTTTTTATTGATGCAGAGGGGACGATTGTAGGGCATCATGTTGGCGCACTTTCGGAAGCTCAGATTGAAGATTATATTAAGCTCATGAAATCTTCAAGTCAATGA
- a CDS encoding segregation and condensation protein A — MINVKVSTFEGPLDLLLHLIDKAEVDIYEISVAEITDQYMQYILQMQQMELDIASEFLVMASRLLAMKSRMLLPKKEELEPMLDEDYEELDPREELILRLIEYKKFKDVAFKLREKETVRSQIYTRPAEDIASMVTLEPEEVNPVANVSLFDLLDAFEALLEERKKPNFTKVDRDEISIDDRMTEIRQLIQDQGRVRFSELFRGQWSKDRLIVTFLALLELMKKKHIFCNQSALFGDIIISHYAEEKESGTS; from the coding sequence ATGATAAACGTTAAGGTCAGTACATTTGAGGGCCCCTTGGATCTATTATTGCATTTGATTGATAAAGCTGAAGTGGATATCTATGAGATTTCCGTGGCAGAGATTACTGATCAATATATGCAATACATTTTACAAATGCAGCAAATGGAGCTGGATATTGCCAGTGAATTTTTAGTGATGGCTTCTAGGCTTCTAGCTATGAAAAGTAGGATGCTCCTACCCAAGAAAGAAGAGCTTGAACCTATGCTTGATGAGGATTATGAGGAGCTAGATCCGAGAGAAGAACTCATTTTACGCTTAATTGAATATAAGAAATTTAAAGATGTAGCCTTTAAGCTACGTGAGAAGGAAACAGTTAGAAGTCAAATTTATACTAGGCCAGCTGAAGACATTGCTAGTATGGTCACCCTAGAGCCTGAAGAAGTAAACCCGGTAGCCAATGTAAGCTTATTTGATTTGTTAGATGCTTTCGAAGCGCTGCTAGAGGAAAGAAAGAAGCCTAACTTCACCAAGGTTGATCGAGATGAAATATCGATTGATGATCGCATGACGGAAATCCGTCAGCTCATTCAGGATCAAGGGCGTGTCCGGTTTTCAGAGCTGTTTCGGGGACAGTGGAGTAAGGATCGCTTAATTGTAACCTTTTTAGCGTTGCTTGAACTGATGAAGAAAAAGCATATATTCTGTAACCAGAGTGCTTTATTCGGGGACATTATCATCTCACATTACGCGGAGGAGAAGGAAAGTGGAACAAGTTGA